Genomic window (Amyelois transitella isolate CPQ chromosome 31, ilAmyTran1.1, whole genome shotgun sequence):
tatcccttgcggagtaaacagagcccacaatcttgaaaacagtgacacgttcagctgttggccttaatgatagaattgagattcaaatagtgacaggttgctagcccgtcgcctacaagaagaattccaagtttattagcaattcccttagtcgccttttacgacatcatggGTAAGAGATTAAGTGGCCCTATTTgataaagtgctgggaaccacacggcactctggTAAGTAAGTACCTTCATATTACTGTGGTGGTTTGACATTATTATCGAAGTATTATTGTGAGGTCAAGACCTTGATCGGTGAATGAGAACACGTCGTGACGGAagaggtaggtacctatatgttGTTCTTGTCAATGagtttatgtaaattacattacattacatttctattctcaatttggatagttgtgaagttgacgtacTTATACGGATATTGTGTATTTTAGGTGTCGTCTTGGAgcgaaaaaaacaaatattggtaAAATGTTGTCTCTTCCCCACACAAACTGTCAAAATCACATTGACACTACTGTAAATTTCtcataagtaggtatgtatttaataaaaattatttcaataaaacaaaaataattctttatattttttttattacatatcataaaatataaatgatgcGGGCGTCGTCATTCAAATTTAACAATGCAGACTATAGTTTCATAACTTATAACTCAGttctttcataaaaaaaataattcataaccctcttataataaaaataaattatatgtaataattcgttcattgacaaataaattacttacatacatcatcttttatggaaataatatctaatataacacatttaaaattatctacagtaattaaatatatacatcacttaacatttttgacgtaaatacaaaaatgtagtATGCatgtctttatttataaatttttaacatcaaCAGTCAAATATATCAATTAAgttcttaatatatttatttaaaaaaatatttactaacaTTACGATGcaccttataaaaaatatatgtatttcttttaattaatagaTATGTTATTCTCGCGTATGCATAAAATATAgcgaaaatacatatttagttaaaacatttatttttgactgTTGCACATTGCATCCTTACAAATTGAGTATTTAACTTCACTAGGTCATTTTAAACATCACCGATTTACAAATAgctaaatttaattactaggaaacataaaaaaaatgtatacattTACTTGGAATATCTATGGAATTTCTAAACATAATGAAAAACCGTGCTTACAACtacatttaagaaaaaaaaactcaaaatcaaaattaatacatcaaattattggaaaaaataatataagagaaTTCGATGTATTTAACGCTAATGGACAACCATTAGATATACTGAAACTAACATTATCACAATGctatattgaaaagaaaaacaagtcTAATTCGACCATTTAAATTGATAGctaaattctaataaaatctttttcagtctttttggtCCCATGCTGtaggttctttttttttcttaaaaagataataaattagaattctttttgataaaaaaaagcaaataattttgttatatcaaCTTTTGATTGGGAATTTAAAATTGCCCAAAAATAATGTTCCTGAATTTCCTTTACGGAATCATAttcaatcattatttattaattacactttacttattgaatataaaaaaagatctacaaaaaatatgactagAAATATTGGAACTACGAAACTGTGATGATTTAAAACGACCTGTTtagtgaaaaattaaaataagtacataaaaaaacacaattttacaacacattgaataaataaattatgttcatTGTTACTCAATATAATTCCATAACAatgataggtatttttttataaaattatgttttatcttAATCATAGTTCAAaatggtttttatttaattatggtaattttattttttaatatatgtgaaataagacttatataaattagtgatagaaaaaaaaaactattagcAACCATAATGCCCAAATTTAACCGCTTAGGTTTTAGTAAGTTCAAGTCGAAAGGCAGTTTTTAtgataacaattattattcacTGGTTTGATGGACAATcctgacaatatttttttaaaatattaaattatacttatgtttTCACGTTTAATAGGATACtcaattatgtatatatttagaaatagAAAGAAATAACCTGACTGGGGATCGATAAAATTAGGAAGGTAAGTACTCActcagtaataataataagtagttatacaataaaatgaCATTCACTGTACACTGATCTCATCGGTATAAACACAAGTCTTGTTGTCTCATCTTAATGTACTGTGACAGTCtattttttatcacataaTTGGTATTTgtataatgttatattatatatgttctTCGTTTAgagtttaggcgatgggctagccacctgtcgatatttgaatctcaattctatcattaatccaaacagctgaacgcggcctatcagtattttcaagactgtctacccacaagggatatagacgtgattatatgtatgtatgtatgttatattataccaaattttattggCATTACTTAAATTAAGATGTGATTGTCTGTGTATTATCTCTTGTATTGGATTTCAGAATTGACTTTTGGCAGAAAACGTcgtaatgtaggtataaagGCCATTTACTAAAATCTTCttgaaaatcttaaataatcttgaaaagcataatgatcaaaaaatatattttaaaattaactatgGTCAATagcaaaagtaaattattatggcatcttttattgcattttgttttgtcttgactacgaattaattaaaaaatacattttttcaatACAAAGACTGTAACACGATTCACATTACATTCAtcaaattattcataaaacaaGTTCTTCTACACTTTAAATTTGATGAACTAATCAtatgcttttttttctttcatgttGTTTAGTAAAAGAAAGATAGAAAACCTTCGATGTCTGGTAGGTTAAGTaacacgaaaaaaaaatatccaagacTAAAAATTGAGGCGTGGCACGTATTAATGTGGCGCCATTTCAAAGCgaactttttttatctttgaaaaATTGCCAAAAAATTTACGCTTCCCCGCCAAGGGCGGCTGACGTTTATTGACGTAAGGTATAAACgtcattaataatttatttctgtacaaCAAGAGATAAACATTATGTAGTATTAGTATCATCATGTATTCGTTGGAGTTTTACCACTAAAATGTTCgctcttttttttcaatatacctatatatatattttttataaccgTTCATCAAAATTTCATACACTTACATaagataaagatattattgtttttgattttggCTTCCCAATTTCTGAATGtcttttgataataaaaaaaacggggcAAATCTATTACCTATATTAACAATTCATGAAGGAATTAATTATACcttaataggtatatttgtaaCTCGCATCcttcatttgtttatttacttgcTAGACTTGTTCATTAATTTTTGAcgtaaatttttgaattttttttttatttattttgcttaataaagtttaacttgcaaaattttaatctcGATTCATGTTATGATTTGAAATTAGTATCCCCAGTCAGATCAAGATAGctaacgatatttttttaattattcaggtctcttatataaatttttgtttgcaataaattttattaattttattgttaatttcttTGGGTACTGACAAAggttaattttgaaatgtcttttaataaaaaatacattcaaaaaataaacaagagtTTACAGCAgaagaaattaattatgaaatctGTTTTACCTTTCCGTTTCATCTTCTCATtgctaaaaattaatttaaaaacatatttttcgaTCACAGATttcagtaggtacataaattataaactatTAAGAGCAGTATCCGAGAATCCTATACTAGTCACTATGGACTAGCTTATATGCCATTACAAGATCACTTAATTGCTGCCCtacctatgtataaaaatattgtcctTGATCAGTTATTCGGCCGTGTACTTTTTtatcattcaaaataaatttatcagaCTTGTGCATTATCAATTTATAGTATCTTATCTCAACTGTTTTTGTATCTGCtgagaaatgttaaaaattgtGCGCTATGCTCTCTTTAGAGTCTTAATTCATTcaactgttttacttttactcaGATACATAGTTAGCtggtttatttagaaatactaatttattaagcATTAGTAAGGACTAAccatgaataaattaataattttaacagtTACAGTCTCATAggaaataaataggtatacagtcgaaaatgtaataaaaaaaactagctAGTAAacgatttaataataatattttagaaaattatataaattaattttaaattataacttttggcattcttttatcttttaagcattagctttgtgtaaaaattcaTTTAGATTTGGTGGAAAAATAATCACAACAGAAACATACACctgtatacttatttaaatacctttttGACTGTACCTATTAAATTTGTCGAATTCTCATAAAGCattctaattataaatacccTTTTAAGTAAAAGACCAATGTGTTACTATGACactgtatatttaattaaaaaaaatattttttattaattcggGTGTCCACAAATTTCAGcctcacattttatttttgctaaaGAATTCATTTCagacttacatttttttaatatttttcttcatccTTCAAGGCACATCAATATGGCACATCACTTCCGCCGTTTCAAATTTTCCAATTTAGAATCATCAGTTCACTGTTCCAAATTCGAAAATCCCAGTAAAATTGCATTTTCAATTTAGAATATTATATAGTTCATTCACCAATATGGCGTGTTACCGTTCGCTTCAGATCGCGCTGTCCACGAATTACCGTAATTTATCCGGGCACAGGACACGGCCGGCACATTCCTGACTGAAGACTTCTCAATAATATAGTTATTACCCTTATTATTGTCCCAGAACTCCGTGCCTTTGCATCGGAAACACACACAAAAATCCAACCTCCGTGAATGAATAGGCAATTGAAGTCTAAACCTGAACGTATCATATAAAGAGTTGCCGTTTTTCGAAGGAGGTCCTGATTCAACAAACGCACAATACGAGTCCTCCGAGGTCGCCCAGCCATCTGACGTGGTCCGCACGAACACTTCTTTGCCGAAATCCAAATTTTTCACTTTCACCGTCCCGTCCACGGCACACTCGTTCTGTTTCACAATAACATTCTCTAAAGCTACACACTCTTCTGTGATCTTCCTTCGGAACTCCACGTAATCCGACGCCGGCTGCACAAACCTCGTTTCCCACAAGTCCACGACAGGCTCAGGAGGAGGTTTCCTCTCTTGGGGCGGACTCCCGACCACTTTGAACGCCCAATACGGCGGCATGTGCGAAGGCTCAGTCATAAGCTTCACATGTTCCAATGCTAACCCTTTATCATCAGCGAACAccactttcttctttttcttctccgTCGGCATCCTTAGACACGATCTCGGGGCGGTTTTGAGCGTTAATTGTACGGGTTTTAGGTTCATGAAGCATGGCGCGGAATATCCCCTCGATGTAAGCTTCGTTGGTCTTCGGATTGGTGGTGAATAATCCGTGAGGAAACCGGCTGGAGGGCTGTGACCATAAAACAGCTGTTCTGACGCGAGCATGTCGATCGCTGCGCACATCTGTGAAGCGATACGTGTGATCAGTTTGACAAATGAAATGCAACTGAACGCGCCCGCGAGCGCTCGCGGTTTATATAGATGCGCGGGCGACGCGCCACCTAAAGATAGGGTGACAATGATTGCAATTAAAAAGGGGACACAAAGTTTAATGACTTCGACGTTATTTGGGTCAATGGCGTAAATTTTGCGTTTTTTGTTTACGATTTGAGTTCCTTGCGGAATTTTCTTGCATTTTTATGGCCTTTTTATTATTCGTTAGATTATATAGGACGAGGTTTAGCTGAATTTAGATATGAAAACTTTCCCATGATaccaaaacatataaattttaaccttCAACACTTTAACTTTCAGAAATTATTACTCAAGATGTCAACGATaatagtaacaaaataattgtaaGTTTAACAAGGATAAGTTAAAGCAAAGCAATACAGacattttgaattatatttaaaaatttcagatGTCTTGATgatcaaaagtaaaaaagggCAACATTAacacatttaattatatatcatataatcATGAGCATTGTTTACAAAGATTGATCCCCCTACATGCACGTATcaattataacataatatacaataatatCTGCAAAAACTGTTTGTTTGCATACAGTCATGTCTACATCTTTTGCGAggtacagagccaacagtttcgaaaagactgaaaggccacgttcagctgtctggctttatgatagacttgagattcaaatagtgacaggttgcgagtcttttctagactgttggctctctctctaccgcaagggatatagacgtgattaaatgtatgtatgtatgtgtgtacgtTGCGATAAGATGGCGCACGCGTAGTGTTgattacattataatttaacgACTTATTGTGTTTAACGGTGAAATATTGCTTTTTTCTAACTTTtcttatgttaatttttttataggtacaaGTTGATTGTCTACGTAAATAGGCATGTgtaagaaaacaatatttagttgatagaaaacatacatacatataatcacgtctttatccctttcaggatttacagagccaacagtatggaaaaaactgataggccacgttcagctgtctggcttattgacagaattgagattcatatagtgacaggatgctagcccatcgcctaaaaaaataatcccaagtttatatgcccaTCCcatagttgccttttacgactttcatgggaaatagatggagtggtccaattcttttttccgtgtggttcccgacaccaatagaagTTGATAGAAGGTTGTAAAAAGAgataacaaagaaataaatattattatagatgGTGGCTAATTTTTGTAGCATTGTCTTTTGTGTCAGCTTTTCtaaagattttcttttaaaatattaaaattattaaaaaatattcaatagtGATGTCAAAATTCGAGGTAAGGAGAGGGTCAATTTGGAACCCCTACAATTTCTGGAATATtccttttagtaaacaaatttactcgaaaataatttctttaacgCACAGGGAATTTTGAACCTCATTTccattaaagttaaaatcagTTTCAACTGAAGCACTAGGAAGACTTACGATAAAACTTATCAATGTTTACGAGTTGCactaaaatatctaaataccCGTAATGTTTATAGAATTTTGACTAGAAATAAAcagcaacaaataaaatatataaaacgaGTACTTAAGTATACCTACCTCCTAAATTGTAAAACTAGTTTCTGCCtaaaaaaacaagttaaagcatacctaaaattttataaaacaaaacaatttacaatttaatacaaattgaAGTTATTGCCCGCGAATTCAAATTccaaaattcaatttcaacatttttattcattattatgggacacttcatatcgtttaataattgtcatatcataaattacttaaaactaagtttactgccgcttccttAGCGGTCAGTTTcagcttaattttaaaataaaaatctttaaaaatattaatagaaatatatacatttatatataatgtgtACGTTACaaaactaatatatatataaatatataaatttatacataatgtGTACGATACAAATCACACATATTAAACGAGATCcggagtaagttcgagatttatgagatgctaactcaacgatactatattttaacgACACcacatttaaatacttaaattaatatacgTCAAAGACCGAGGCCAATCaggaaaaagtttttatttccatTACCGGtcatcgaacccgggactttAGGGATTTGACCAGAGACGAGAATCCGACATCTACGCCAAAAAGGCGGTCAGATATAATTAGTGTCATTGTGAGATAGTTATTGCAGTGTTTATCAGAAAGTCTTGCATAGCCAGTGTCATAGgtcatataattatatccTATTCTTCCGCAAAATGTGATAACGTTGTGTTTCCTTAGtgataatattattgatactttatttattaaaaacaatgttgTGCTTTTAAGGTGAACTagtatcataataaaaaagggtgaattttttatttgtatttaattattttttttgacaatttaactgtgtaggtttataaaaaagagcgatttatttttcttaaaatttatactatattttaagataCTATGAGTActttgacatttaaaaaaagtggaATAATAACACTaatatgtgttatttttagtcttttgttttttattacatacatacatatagtttcattaatatcccttgcggggtagacagagccaacagacttgaaaaataaaactgatagACCGCGTAcagcttaacgatagaattgagattcaaatattgacaggttgctagcccatcgtctaatcatgaggaatcccaagttatctctctttctctaaatcttatattataatcagtatattttttaatacttcaggtcacatttttatcgttaatttatcaaaaattgaCATTTATCCGCATAGTTTCTGACGTCTGGTCACACGCGCGGAGCACGCGCAGGCGGCCCCGACGTGACGCGCGCGTGGCAATGTTACGCTATAGTGTGATTTGTAAAAGAATTTCACCCGAAATTAGGCGTGGGAATATCGATAACGCGGGTTAAGAAACTGTCCTTAAAAAGTGATTGGTGACAGTTTTGTTAAAAAGTATACATATTTGCTTAATGTATATAagagaaatattaaatttgttagtCAGTATTTGGCTTAGTCCCAAAGTAAGTTGTAAATTGTAATGCAATGCAATTCAacatgcataaatacatacatatggtcacgtctatataccttgcggggtagacagagccaacagttttgaaaagaccgaatggccacgttcagctatttagcttaatgatagaattgagattcaaatagtgacaggttgctaacccatcgcctaaaaaagaatcccaagtttgtaagcctatcccttagtcgccttttacgacatccatgggaaagagaaggggtggtcctattcttttttccgtgtggttctcggcaccaatagaagtTGATAGAAGATTGTAAAAAAGAGTGTGTTAAAGTTCATAACTAAGAAATCAATATTataggaaccacacgacacctacatacctatatgATCGTAGCaatatttgatattaaaagcatttttttcattactcGTGCTAAAAATATCTATGGTGATAATATGATGGTGAACCCAATAATACCATAGACAAAAGCTGATAAGTACCTATTGATAACTTGTCTAGACTGACATCCGATAAAGGCATGGGCAGATAAAAGCATTAATgaacaattttaatgaataaaaaaaccacgtgtcgtgtggttcccggcaccaatacaaaaaagaataggaccattccatctctttcccatggatgtcgtaaaaggtgactaagggataggcttacaaacttaggattcttctattaggcgttgggcgggctagcaacctgtactACTTGAAATCATAaagctggctctgtctaccccgcaagcgatataggcgtgactataaatatatatgtatgttatttaaaccTCTCTATTATCCGCGGTCGCCTCTAAAATACAATCTTGCTATCTTGAAAATAACACGTTGTAtttataagatataaataatatcaactaattacattatatcatcataaaaacatatgtaaatatgtatacacGTTGTCGCATCGTGCAAGGTATTATGATAAACTTATTTAGGTCGGATTTTTTACACTATCATGTTATGTGATTAACATTTCTATGGGTTTAGTAGCAAAATCAAGAACCTTCTTCTTTTTCGAAGTTGGTTAAATGGTTATAAACCATAGGTATCTACATCTGTACTGACGGCTTTTgtggcagtacgcttgtctgtgacaccgaaggaccggagttcgaatcccggtcagggcatgatgacaaaataactttttctgattggcccgggtcttggatgtttatctacatatataagtatttattataaaatatagtatcgttgagttagtatctcgtaacacgagtctcgaacatatatttttatttatttatttagtgtttaattaaagtttttccaGTACGTACTTTCCACTATGTAgtacaatgtgcattcgtccacgattaagatttaagagatctatctacacctatttgtaaattgacgtccgttaaaaagctgcagtgtagtttgtttcgccgcttcttctacacatgcgctttggaagcggcagtagttataattagatttaagtgatgtgacgtcaataagttataccttgtattcaatattaaaaaaaaaatatgtacgttCATTCGAGGATTCCGAtcaaaacaacaattttatgGTGTTTATCTAAATCTCTGTGTGGCCACCAAATCCTTGACCGTGGAATTTCAATAGTGATAAGAGTGCAATCACCTTTTCTTATCATTAATTGTGTTGTTGCTAATAGTAACAATTcttaactattattataaatacatgaagagagttatgaatgtggatgaagcgaaggaagtatgcagagatcgtggcaagtggaaagatgtagtctctgcctactcctccgggaaataggcgtgattttatgtatgtatgtatgtatgtattataaatgcgaatgttaATAATgcgtgccgtgcggttccaggcaccaataaaggtaagaatgggaccactcgtctttcacatggatgtcgtaaaaggcgactaaggtataggcttataaagttgaggttcttcttttaggcgatgtgctaatgacctgtcactattagagacaaacgtggcctatcagtcttttgaagacttttggctctgtctaccccgcatgggatatagacgttcttacatgcatgtatgtatttacattaaCTAAGCTGGACTACGGTTgtgtaagttattatttttgcaattttttttacaacaattaACATAATTTCATTTCGTGCACCTTTTTTTGTACGTTAGCGTGTCTTTCAATCACTTTTGCGAGTACAGTTCAGTTTTTGTTGTgaattcgcatttatattgtGGCCCGAAATATTACTATAATTATTACTCTATATATATACCGATTcgttaaatttcaaaaaacataaaattaatatgtctgatatattttaaacaaccATAAAACAGAATTTCAAACAATTGACAATAATATCAAAAGTTAGTGATTTTGcatattcattaatattacCTACATCTAAACCACCTCAATGAAGCTAAAATTAATCTAAACAAATTAAGGAAAACTGAAAGATAAATCTACAAATACATTAACTTATTCTGATTGTCTTTTCAATAAAATGCAGCCAATATTAGGTACACCTAGTTACTGTTGGGGCGtattaaaatctataattcacttacctacaaaaaaacatCAACACTATTGCACGGATTATTATGgttcaaaataacaaaaaatcgGATACATAATACTGCTGGCCTCaaagataaacaaataaattagattttaagccataaattattgaaaattaaattaaaaatacgtcGTTTTAGTAGGTGGTATCTTACTAACCTGCATCAATTACTGGGGTGGGGACTCTATTCTTATCAATgcaaaaagaaacataaacaaaacaaaaaaaatacaacctaattgagaacctccttctGTTTTTAAGCGGGTAAAAACAGTTGCTTGTAATTGTAACTGAGCCTCAAGTAGCCGGAACCACAATTGATAGTTTAGTGGTGTAACAtagataaattacatacaataaGACTAGATTTTCGGGCCACGTTCAAAATAAGCCGTTCATTGCATGCACCGATtatgaaaaaagttaattgGTTACATTGCAGAATCTGTTCACTCAGCTCAATCAACTATGTTATACTTTTGTTGCTTAATTATGTtatacaaatctatactaatattataaagctgaagaatttgtttgtttgtttgtttgaacccgctaatctcaggaactactggttcgaattgaaaaattatttttgcgttgaaaagaccatttatcgaggaaggctttaggctatataacatcacacttcAACTAttagtagcgaagaaaaaatggaaaatttggaagaaaaaaacggggaacattattcacccttgagggcttcaatgatgcccaaaataactattccacacggacggagtcgcgggcacagctagtttaaaaataaaactatctcCGTTTAATTTTTCGCAATTGATAACCTTTGGCATGTTGCTAAGATAGGGTGCAGGAAAGTGCTCGGCTGCTTATTTGGATGACTccaataataaagttatttttaggtCAATAATCTTGTTTCTCTccctattattttgtaaataatcttgtctgtttgtttgtaatatctttacatacatacatacatatagtcacgtctatatcccttgcggggtagacagggccaacagtcttgaagacactgacaggccacgttcagctgtatgacttaatgataaacttgagattcaaatacaacATCGAAGGGaaaaaaatggagtggtcctattcttttttatattggcgcaaggaaccacacggcacggcctCATCGCCTTGATTGGGATATGCGAGGCGGCTTAGGTACTCATGTCctaaatatactttaaaaaaaaaactgcatgaagagagttatgaatgtggatgaagcgaagtatAGGTATACtatagtatgcagagatcgcggcaagtggaaagatgtagtctctgcccaccccaccgggaaaaaaggcgtgattttatgtatgtaggtacgtatgtaaaaaattcCATATCAGCCGCCCATCATAACCCAGGCCAGAAACAAAGTTGCTTAACCTGTCTAGCGTACAAATGATTCACGCGGTCACTTTATGACTTCGATAACATTGTGACCTCGACTTTATCACATTCTAATACTGATAACCTAACTCACGATATCAACTGCTTAACCTTAGTTTCATGAACTATTAGTATTAGGGGAtttgttaatacatacataagttgttgggtctgtctaccccgcaagggttatatacgtgactgtatgtatgtatgtacatc
Coding sequences:
- the LOC106142959 gene encoding protein phosphatase 1 regulatory subunit 3C, with product MCAAIDMLASEQLFYGHSPPAGFLTDYSPPIRRPTKLTSRGYSAPCFMNLKPVQLTLKTAPRSCLRMPTEKKKKKVVFADDKGLALEHVKLMTEPSHMPPYWAFKVVGSPPQERKPPPEPVVDLWETRFVQPASDYVEFRRKITEECVALENVIVKQNECAVDGTVKVKNLDFGKEVFVRTTSDGWATSEDSYCAFVESGPPSKNGNSLYDTFRFRLQLPIHSRRLDFCVCFRCKGTEFWDNNKGNNYIIEKSSVRNVPAVSCARINYGNSWTARSEANGNTPYW